The DNA window AGCAGAAGGGCCTTGAGATAAGCATAGTGAAGGACCTCAAGGAAAGGGACTACGGCATATTTGACGGAAAGCCCCCTGAACTGTACGACAGGTGGAAGGAGCAAAACAACGCTTACAATTACTCCTACAGGCCTCCAGAAGGCGAATCCTTCATGGATGTGAGAGAGAGGGTATCAAGGGCCAAGGACGATATACTGGAAAGGTACAGCGGCAGGAATGTCCTTGTATGCGGCCACAAGGGCACTAACATAGCCCTGATGATGGCACTTTTCAACAAGCCCGAAAGCCACTACCGTGAATATGCCATGGATAACGCCTCCATAACCGTGGTTGAGGTCAAGGGAGGCGTTCCAA is part of the Candidatus Micrarchaeota archaeon genome and encodes:
- a CDS encoding histidine phosphatase family protein gives rise to the protein MPGSEDTNEELRHHLRGSDLATTLIITRHVHTSFNSRNIVQGARTDSEPSIKGCIQAEMLAFELRKYRIDSIASSPLQRCIATVSPFAKQKGLEISIVKDLKERDYGIFDGKPPELYDRWKEQNNAYNYSYRPPEGESFMDVRERVSRAKDDILERYSGRNVLVCGHKGTNIALMMALFNKPESHYREYAMDNASITVVEVKGGVPKLILFNSTTHLDEEKSIRRRNLV